DNA sequence from the bacterium genome:
GATTTCATTTTTAAAATGGTCAATCTTAGCTTGTTTCATTTGCTCAATATTAATTTTCCAGCTGCCGGTTTCGTCTAATTCCGCAAATTTATGAGGTCTGTCTCTGATAATGACATCATTGGGTTCCAGTCTTTCTGTGTATTGAAAAACGCCGTTTCTTTTTACAGGGATCATTCAAAATTCCTTTCTATTTCTAAAATTAAAGATACATTTGAGGTAATAGACCTGTTCGTACCAGTGATGTCTTTGTATTGCATTAATGTTGGGACAGTTCTTACTGCAAATTTGCAATCATCTCCGATAAAACCGTAGTTGTTAATTTCGTAGGTATAGTCAATACTTGAATCAACGCACCACGGCATAATTGAACCGTTGATTTTGTCTTTAATCCAGCCGCTGATTTTGATATTTTTATAATCCAGTCCCAAGTTATGATAAAAATTATAAATATTACTTATTGCAAGGTCGGTTTCTTGAGATCGGTATTTGCCGTTTTGAGCAAAAGTTCTTGTGTCCAGGACAAGACCGTTGCTTGTATAGACTTTGCCTGTAAATACAACTTGTTTTTCGTCATAGTTATTAGTTGCCGGGTTAAATAAATACATTTTGTTTTCAGGAATTACGTAGCAATGGGCCAGTTCAAGCAGCTCAAGTTCGCCTACTGCAGCATAATCAGCCATATTATTAATGTCGGTGATTTCAAGTTTAAATTTTGAACAATCATAAAAAGCAGACACGTCAAAATATCGCATTTCATAAGCAAGCCAGTTTATCTGATTGGTTATTGTAGCAAGGATTCTCCAGCCTGTTCCGTCCCAGCCTTTTATGTATCCGTTTTTGATGTTTTGTCCCGGAATATCTCCTGATCTGATACCAAATCTTGCAGCTTTTCTTTTATTGGGAAAATCGAATTGAACGTATTGATTTCCTCCGACAACAGAAGCGAACCATTTTGATGCAGGGGACTTATCAAAAACTTTCCATGGCGCATAGGTCTCGTTGTATAGAGAGCTTGCGCTTGCAAAATATCCGCTTGTAAATTCATAACTTGAAGTATAGGAATACATTTTCGGGATTGAATTATAATCGGAATATTTTTGTTTGGCTAAAACGCAAGACGGACCGGCTGTTGTTTTTAAAGGGTTAACCATTCCGTCAGAGCTTTTTTCGACAGCAAGATAAGTCAGAGTATTATCAAGTAAATCTATAATAGATTGAGATTGCTGTATAATACCTATGTCATTTGATTTACCGTTTAGATTATATCCTTTTGAAAAATTAATTATTATTGGATTATCTGAGTTGCAGTCTATTTTTA
Encoded proteins:
- a CDS encoding discoidin domain-containing protein; its protein translation is MSIINNLTQFIPGTKALAGEINDNFETLRQGHNNHENRVETLESSVSSKFDKSGGTLTGALHQPESVNIQSLNGVITLNENGNSFAVDGTENISSITGWTKGIAIIRWASSRVIQNSSTLILQNSTNKITNAGDVGIYEFNGTTVREINYFPFTPIKSNNFKAQTVLFSPRNPLGYADFIKKVEYSADVIPLMTSNTHTDCIVSASSQYDVTNIPWRACDNSNLDATCFATLTGVPTGWFKLNFTNPKKAIALALTSRNSTDATLMSPKDFIIEGSNDDINYTFLGTWTNITGWLQNEKRLFAFSNQNVYKYYKISILLNNGATYTGFGEIELFEALNDISPLNVKIDCNSDNPIIINFSKGYNLNGKSNDIGIIQQSQSIIDLLDNTLTYLAVEKSSDGMVNPLKTTAGPSCVLAKQKYSDYNSIPKMYSYTSSYEFTSGYFASASSLYNETYAPWKVFDKSPASKWFASVVGGNQYVQFDFPNKRKAARFGIRSGDIPGQNIKNGYIKGWDGTGWRILATITNQINWLAYEMRYFDVSAFYDCSKFKLEITDINNMADYAAVGELELLELAHCYVIPENKMYLFNPATNNYDEKQVVFTGKVYTSNGLVLDTRTFAQNGKYRSQETDLAISNIYNFYHNLGLDYKNIKISGWIKDKINGSIMPWCVDSSIDYTYEINNYGFIGDDCKFAVRTVPTLMQYKDITGTNRSITSNVSLILEIERNFE